Proteins found in one Methanospirillum hungatei JF-1 genomic segment:
- the fdhF gene encoding formate dehydrogenase subunit alpha has protein sequence MKYVQTTCPYCGTGCSFNLVVDKGIVTGVAPYQRSPVNEGKLCPKGTYAHEFINNPDRLKKPLIKKDGKFVEASWDEALKLVAEKFKSYKPDECACLASARVSNEDNYAMMKFARGVLKTKHIDHCARLCHASTVAGLANIFGSGAMTNSIGDIAESKCVFIIGSNTFECHPLIGRRVMQAKAKGAKVIYADPRYTPTGKQADLYLQFRSGTDVALLNGMMQEIIRNGWENKEFIQNRCNGFDELKKEVMKDDYSLENVSKITGVPADKIKTAAEWFAKSGASAILYSMGITQHTTGVDNVKSCGNLQMLTGNLGRPGTGVNALRGQNNVQGACDMGCLPVVYTAYQKVIDEAAQKKFADGWKFPDGIAKGENGYEVTTLMNVLTEKPGEIKCLYIMGENPMISDPDLTHVEHALKTLDFLVVQDIFLNETAEFADVVLPAACYAEKDGTQTSTERRVQMWRKAQNPPGEAKGDWEIIASIAAKMGYGAQFPWKTSEDVFNEMASLTPSYAGMTYERLNRPEALHWPCPTTDHPGTPILHTEKFGMPDGKGLMTGIPFKWPQEVPDSEYPFVLTTGRSIWQWHTGTMTRRSASLEREEPTGWVEINTEDAKKLGIADKEKVKAKTRRGEITIPARVTPDIMPGVVFIPFHYAECAANVLTINALDPIAKIPESKACAVKIEKIAEAK, from the coding sequence ATGAAGTATGTTCAGACGACCTGCCCGTACTGCGGAACCGGATGTTCATTTAATCTGGTCGTAGACAAAGGGATTGTGACCGGGGTTGCACCCTATCAGCGTTCTCCGGTGAATGAAGGAAAACTATGCCCGAAAGGGACTTATGCTCACGAGTTTATTAACAACCCGGACCGGTTGAAAAAACCACTCATAAAAAAAGATGGGAAATTCGTGGAAGCTTCCTGGGATGAAGCACTCAAACTTGTTGCTGAAAAGTTCAAGTCTTATAAACCAGATGAGTGTGCCTGTCTTGCCTCAGCCAGAGTCTCAAACGAAGACAACTACGCCATGATGAAGTTTGCCCGGGGGGTGCTCAAGACAAAGCACATTGATCACTGTGCCCGCCTGTGTCATGCTTCCACGGTAGCAGGACTTGCTAATATCTTCGGGTCAGGTGCGATGACAAACTCGATTGGCGACATCGCAGAATCCAAATGTGTGTTCATCATCGGGTCAAACACCTTTGAATGCCACCCGCTTATCGGGCGCCGGGTTATGCAGGCAAAGGCGAAGGGTGCAAAGGTCATCTATGCCGATCCCAGGTACACTCCCACCGGAAAACAGGCTGATCTGTATCTCCAGTTTAGGTCCGGTACCGATGTTGCTCTGCTGAACGGAATGATGCAGGAGATCATACGAAACGGCTGGGAAAACAAGGAGTTTATCCAAAACCGTTGCAATGGATTTGACGAACTCAAGAAAGAGGTCATGAAGGATGACTACAGCCTTGAGAATGTCTCAAAAATTACTGGTGTTCCGGCTGACAAGATAAAAACTGCAGCAGAATGGTTTGCAAAGTCAGGGGCAAGTGCAATTCTGTACTCCATGGGTATCACCCAGCACACCACCGGTGTTGACAATGTCAAGTCCTGTGGCAACCTGCAGATGCTGACCGGAAATCTCGGGCGGCCGGGGACTGGTGTGAATGCCCTTCGTGGACAGAATAATGTGCAGGGTGCCTGTGACATGGGATGTCTTCCGGTGGTTTACACGGCATACCAGAAGGTCATCGATGAGGCAGCCCAGAAGAAGTTTGCAGATGGCTGGAAGTTTCCGGATGGAATAGCAAAGGGTGAGAACGGATACGAAGTCACAACACTTATGAATGTCCTCACTGAAAAACCCGGTGAGATAAAGTGCCTGTATATTATGGGTGAAAATCCGATGATATCAGATCCTGACCTGACCCATGTCGAGCATGCATTAAAAACTCTGGATTTCCTTGTTGTTCAGGATATATTCCTGAACGAGACGGCCGAATTTGCAGATGTAGTTCTTCCGGCTGCCTGTTATGCAGAGAAGGACGGGACACAGACTTCAACCGAACGCAGGGTTCAGATGTGGCGAAAAGCACAGAATCCACCTGGAGAAGCAAAAGGTGACTGGGAGATAATAGCATCCATCGCAGCAAAGATGGGATATGGTGCCCAGTTTCCATGGAAGACTTCAGAAGATGTATTCAATGAAATGGCATCTCTCACCCCGTCATACGCAGGAATGACCTATGAGCGTCTGAACCGGCCTGAAGCACTTCACTGGCCATGTCCAACGACGGATCATCCGGGAACACCGATTCTCCATACTGAGAAGTTTGGCATGCCGGATGGAAAGGGTCTCATGACTGGTATCCCCTTCAAATGGCCCCAGGAAGTTCCGGACAGTGAATACCCGTTTGTGCTGACAACCGGACGTTCCATCTGGCAGTGGCATACCGGTACCATGACCCGGCGGTCTGCAAGCCTTGAGCGTGAAGAACCGACCGGATGGGTTGAGATAAACACAGAGGATGCAAAGAAACTGGGTATCGCAGACAAAGAGAAGGTAAAAGCAAAAACAAGACGGGGAGAGATCACCATCCCTGCACGGGTGACACCGGATATCATGCCTGGTGTCGTCTTCATCCCGTTCCACTATGCTGAATGCGCCGCGAATGTCCTGACCATCAATGCTCTGGACCCGATTGCAAAAATTCCTGAGTCCAAGGCCTGTGCGGTGAAGATAGAGAAGATTGCGGAGGCGAAATAA